From the Ctenopharyngodon idella isolate HZGC_01 chromosome 3, HZGC01, whole genome shotgun sequence genome, one window contains:
- the LOC127507782 gene encoding alpha-2B adrenergic receptor-like: protein MLGVGDTLKNLSACNSNSSYSPEATAAFATAMILIMLFTIFGNILEIIAVLTCRSLRGPQNLFLVSLAVADILLATLVIPFTLANELMGYWYFELFWCEIVVALDVLFCTSSIMHLCAISLDRYLSISRPVQYATQRTPRKIKGAIVVVWLISAIISFPPLVAVNKTQDEDCPQCKINEDVWYILYSSIGSFFAPCLITILVYVRIYQIAKKHIQCPPGEPRKDIAYSVPLGGVLQGGKDQGGVDPANVPNLAASRSEAINQPQPSVESQQQKCSWSWKANNKDSSSSSSDVEVEEGHNDSGTTSNVGALEPGHQTSSPTQTYQNVIVTSKGSQLASSKVKPARNPNTRMKVIVREKRFTFVIAVIIGVFVVCWFPFFFTYSLQAICPICKPPEALFKFFFWISYCNSALNPLIYTIFNRDFRKAFKKVLCKKCKDCSF, encoded by the coding sequence ATGTTGGGAGTAGGAGACACCTTGAAAAATCTCAGTGCATGCAATTCCAATTCTTCTTATTCCCCTGAAGCCACAGCTGCTTTTGCCACTGCAATGATTCTCATCATGCTCTTCACCATCTTTGGGAACATCCTGGAGATCATCGCTGTCCTGACGTGCCGCTCTTTGCGAGGACCTCAGAACCTTTTCCTGGTGTCCCTGGCTGTGGCAGACATCCTGCTGGCCACCTTGGTCATCCCGTTCACCCTGGCCAATGAGCTGATGGGCTACTGGTACTTCGAATTGTTTTGGTGTGAGATTGTAGTGGCACTGGATGTGCTCTTCTGCACAAGTTCCATCATGCACCTGTGTGCCATCAGCCTGGACCGCTACCTGTCCATTTCCCGGCCAGTGCAGTATGCCACCCAGCGCACCCCTCGCAAGATCAAGGGCGCCATTGTGGTGGTGTGGCTCATTTCTGCCATCATCTCTTTCCCCCCACTGGTTGCCGTAAATAAGACCCAGGATGAGgactgcccacagtgcaaaatcAACGAGGATGTATGGTACATCCTGTACTCTTCCATTGGGTCATTCTTTGCCCCGTGCCTCATAACGATCCTGGTGTACGTTCGCATCTATCAGATTGCCAAGAAGCACATTCAATGTCCTCCAGGAGAGCCAAGAAAAGACATCGCATACAGTGTCCCTTTGGGAGGGGTGTTGCAGGGCGGCAAAGACCAGGGAGGTGTTGACCCTGCAAATGTTCCCAATTTGGCTGCTTCCAGATCTGAAGCCATAAACCAGCCTCAGCCTTCAGTAGAAAGTCAGCAGCAGAAATGCTCATGGAGCTGGAAAGCCAACAACAAGGACAGTTCAAGCTCCAGCTCAGATGTTGAGGTAGAAGAAGGACATAATGACAGTGGGACAACTTCAAATGTAGGGGCACTGGAGCCTGGCCACCAGACTTCCTCACCGACCCAAACTTACCAGAACGTCATTGTTACTTCTAAGGGCAGCCAGCTGGCCTCTTCTAAAGTGAAACCAGCGAGAAATCCGAACACCAGGATGAAAGTCATCGTCCGCGAGAAGCGTTTCACTTTCGTCATTGCAGTCATCATTGGGGTTTTTGTTGTCTGCTGGTTCCCGTTCTTCTTCACCTACAGCTTGCAGGCCATTTGTCCAATTTGTAAACCGCCAGAAGCACTTTTTAAGTTCTTCTTCTGGATCAGCTACTGCAACAGCGCCCTGAACCCGCTCATCTACACCATCTTTAACAGGGACTTCCGTAAAGCCTTCAAAAAGGTTCTGTGTAAAAAGTGTAAGGACTGTTCTTTCTGA